One stretch of Urocitellus parryii isolate mUroPar1 chromosome 12, mUroPar1.hap1, whole genome shotgun sequence DNA includes these proteins:
- the C12H2orf15 gene encoding uncharacterized protein C2orf15 homolog has product MGFSFSKSATQVSAMRMDSKVDSYLMQGTEKSRLKPMTRLFQNTKKIMLEDTNQENFSRIEGIGPGSLSKKALGSVVYVKESDGLEMTDVE; this is encoded by the coding sequence ATGGGATTTTCATTTAGTAAATCTGCTACGCAGGTATCTGCCATGCGAATGGATTCAAAAGTGGACAGTTACTTAATGCAAGGGACTGAGAAAAGCAGGTTGAAACCAATGACTCGATTATTTCAAAACACCAAGAAAATAATGTTAGAAGACACAAACCAAGAAAACTTTTCAAGAATTGAAGGAATTGGCCCAGGATCTCTTTCAAAGAAAGCCTTGGGTTCAGTGGTATATGTTAAAGAAAGTGATGGACTAGAAATGACAGATGTGGAATGA